Proteins from a single region of Pseudomonadota bacterium:
- a CDS encoding methyltransferase, whose translation MTVSAMAGEGAGEVTRDAFIGGAVTLIQPARGSHRSGSDAVLLAATLSGAAGDILDMGAGAGAVGLMAAHANPDARVILAENDPVLLECARQSVSANPSLSRRVKVCDVDLLAAEPARTAAGLKRASFDHVVANPPYRRQGHVRAQASKLAAHVISPEALEGWARTAASVLKPGGTLTMIFAADGLSDLLAVLERRFGALCIRGLHPGPDMPAERLLIRAIKGRRTRPALLPGITLHGPDGSYTPSARAILAGREGIEMAAGR comes from the coding sequence GTGACCGTTAGCGCGATGGCGGGCGAAGGGGCTGGAGAGGTCACGCGCGATGCCTTCATCGGTGGTGCCGTGACACTCATTCAGCCAGCACGCGGGTCGCATCGATCCGGCTCGGACGCTGTCTTGCTCGCAGCCACGCTTTCAGGAGCGGCTGGCGACATTCTCGACATGGGTGCCGGTGCCGGTGCGGTAGGCCTCATGGCCGCCCACGCTAACCCGGACGCGCGCGTGATCCTTGCTGAAAATGATCCGGTTCTGCTCGAATGCGCGCGGCAAAGCGTGTCGGCGAACCCTTCGCTTAGCCGCCGGGTCAAGGTGTGCGACGTCGACCTTCTGGCCGCTGAGCCCGCTCGAACAGCGGCCGGGCTGAAACGCGCATCGTTTGATCATGTGGTGGCAAACCCGCCCTATCGGCGGCAGGGGCATGTGCGGGCTCAAGCCAGCAAACTCGCCGCTCACGTCATCTCGCCCGAGGCGCTCGAAGGCTGGGCGCGCACCGCTGCCAGCGTCCTGAAGCCGGGTGGGACACTGACAATGATTTTCGCGGCTGACGGGCTAAGTGATCTCCTGGCTGTCCTTGAGCGACGCTTCGGCGCGCTATGCATCCGCGGTCTGCATCCTGGGCCCGACATGCCAGCCGAACGTCTCCTCATCCGGGCCATCAAGGGCCGGCGAACCCGCCCCGCGCTTTTGCCGGGGATCACTCTACATGGGCCTGACGGCAGCTACACGCCCTCCGCCCGTGCCATTCTTGCGGGTCGAGAGGGGATCGAGATGGCCGCAGGCCGCTAA
- a CDS encoding DUF2007 domain-containing protein, translating into MEELFRTNDIVLISAVEALLKELDIIYFVADQHMSVLEGSIGVLPRRVMVDADRKEEAERAMADAGLVP; encoded by the coding sequence ATGGAAGAACTGTTCCGGACCAACGACATCGTGCTGATCTCCGCTGTTGAGGCGCTGCTGAAGGAGTTGGACATCATCTACTTCGTGGCCGACCAGCACATGTCGGTTCTGGAGGGGTCGATCGGCGTTTTGCCCCGCCGGGTCATGGTCGACGCGGACCGCAAGGAGGAGGCCGAGCGCGCGATGGCGGATGCAGGTCTGGTGCCGTGA
- a CDS encoding polyprenyl synthetase family protein, with protein MGVVVPLSHHQQGKASLERVMGLSSEPMQRVNQIILSRTGSDVEMIPEVAKHLIDSGGKRLRPILTILCAQMFGYGHDTSQIGHLKLAASVEFMHTATLLHDDVVDESDMRRGKPAARMLWGNQASVLVGDFLLGQAFQMMVEVGSLPSLEVLSHASAVIAEGEVMQLTTAKNTNTTEDEYLQVIKAKTAALFSAACEVGPIVASQLDPQIGEVGRAALRSYGTNLGLAFQLVDDALDYGGSAKDLGKDVGDDFRERKVTLPVILAYRRSEGDEKAFWDRVIVQGEQREGDLERATALVRDRQGLADTISRAQHFGAVACDALDGLPASEEKAALLDAVAFCIDRVS; from the coding sequence ATGGGCGTCGTTGTTCCGCTATCGCATCACCAGCAGGGCAAAGCATCGCTTGAGCGGGTGATGGGGCTGTCTTCCGAGCCGATGCAGCGGGTCAATCAGATTATCCTGAGCCGCACAGGCTCCGACGTCGAGATGATCCCCGAAGTCGCCAAGCACCTGATCGATTCGGGCGGGAAGCGTTTGCGTCCTATCCTGACGATCCTTTGCGCGCAGATGTTCGGATACGGCCACGACACAAGCCAGATCGGGCATCTCAAGCTCGCTGCCAGTGTTGAGTTCATGCACACCGCAACCCTGCTGCATGATGACGTTGTCGACGAAAGCGATATGCGCCGCGGCAAACCCGCTGCCCGCATGCTGTGGGGCAATCAGGCGAGCGTCCTGGTGGGCGATTTCCTACTTGGGCAAGCGTTCCAGATGATGGTCGAGGTCGGCTCGCTTCCCTCTTTGGAAGTGCTGTCGCACGCCTCAGCGGTCATCGCGGAGGGTGAGGTCATGCAGCTGACCACCGCCAAGAACACCAACACGACCGAAGACGAGTATTTGCAGGTCATCAAGGCGAAGACGGCTGCGCTGTTTTCTGCCGCCTGCGAGGTCGGCCCCATCGTCGCAAGCCAGCTCGATCCCCAAATAGGCGAAGTGGGGCGGGCGGCCTTGCGTTCCTATGGCACCAATCTGGGCCTCGCCTTCCAGCTTGTCGATGACGCGCTCGACTATGGCGGTTCGGCCAAGGACCTTGGCAAGGACGTCGGCGACGATTTTCGCGAGCGAAAGGTGACCTTGCCCGTGATCTTGGCCTACCGGCGCTCGGAAGGTGACGAAAAAGCGTTTTGGGACAGGGTGATCGTGCAAGGCGAACAGCGCGAAGGCGATCTGGAACGCGCCACGGCATTGGTCCGCGATCGTCAGGGGCTCGCGGACACGATCAGTCGCGCCCAGCATTTTGGTGCGGTTGCGTGCGATGCGCTGGATGGTTTGCCTGCCAGCGAAGAGAAAGCGGCGCTCCTCGACGCCGTGGCATTTTGCATCGACCGCGTCAGCTGA
- the ppdK gene encoding pyruvate, phosphate dikinase produces the protein MTTATEKWVYSFGDGAAEGHADMRNLLGGKGANLAEMSRIGLPVPPGFTVTTDVCTHFYQNGRTYPATLEGQLAAAVGKIETITGKQFGSNERPLLLSVRSGARVSMPGMMDTVLNLGLNDQTVEALATLSGDDRFARDSYRRFIQMYGDVVMGVEHDLFEDALGEVKDAAGYALDTELTAADWGKLIEQFKRIVEEEAGEPFPQDPHQQLWGAVGAVFKSWMVPRAITYRTLHDYPEDWGTAVNVQAMVFGNMGESSATGVAFTRDPSTGDNHLYGEFLVNAQGEDVVAGIRTPQSLTRRAREQGGDTQPSLEETMPEAFAEFQRYCGVLEKHYRDMQDMEFTVEAGKLWMLQTRSGKRTTKAAMKIAVDMVDEGLISQQDALLRLDPAAIDQLLHPTIREDAERTVIARGLPASPGAATGEIVLTSADAEAAAAAERDCILVRVETSPEDIHGMHAAKGILTARGGMTSHAAVVARGMGTPCVSGAGAIRINAELGIVSVGATKLKAGDIITIDGATGDVILGTVAMQEPELTGAFSAVMKWADEARRMTVRTNAETPQDAETARKYGAEGIGLCRTEHMFFDDDRIVSVREMILADDPAVRRNALEKILPMQRADFTQLFEIMAGLPVTIRLLDPPLHEFLPHSASEFAELAQQIGVDADELRERARALHEFNPMLGHRGCRLAISYPEIARMQTRAIVEAAIDAAKTTGQPVEPEIMVPLVATLAELDFVKAAIDEVAQAVMEERGQSIVYTVGTMIELPRAALRASEIAQSAAFFSFGTNDLTQTTFGISRDDAAQFMGTYERLGIMEKDPFVTLDQDGVGELVRLASERGRAQRGDIKLGICGEHGGDPASIGFCETIGLDYVSCSPFRVPIARLAAAQAALRTSESGA, from the coding sequence ATGACGACCGCAACCGAAAAATGGGTCTATTCGTTTGGCGACGGAGCTGCCGAAGGTCATGCGGACATGCGCAACCTTCTTGGCGGGAAAGGCGCAAACCTGGCTGAAATGAGCCGCATCGGCCTGCCGGTTCCACCTGGCTTCACGGTGACAACCGACGTCTGCACGCACTTTTACCAAAATGGCCGCACCTACCCCGCCACTCTTGAAGGCCAGCTGGCCGCCGCGGTCGGCAAGATCGAAACGATTACGGGCAAACAGTTCGGTTCGAACGAGCGGCCGCTGCTCCTGTCGGTCCGATCGGGTGCGCGCGTATCGATGCCCGGCATGATGGACACCGTCCTCAATCTTGGCCTCAACGATCAGACCGTGGAAGCACTGGCGACCTTGTCCGGGGATGACCGCTTCGCGCGCGACAGTTACCGGCGCTTCATCCAGATGTATGGCGACGTGGTGATGGGCGTCGAGCACGACCTGTTCGAAGACGCACTCGGCGAGGTCAAGGACGCAGCGGGATATGCGCTCGACACCGAACTGACCGCTGCCGATTGGGGCAAGTTGATCGAGCAATTCAAGCGGATCGTTGAGGAAGAAGCGGGTGAGCCCTTTCCCCAAGACCCGCACCAGCAATTGTGGGGCGCGGTCGGCGCGGTGTTCAAGAGCTGGATGGTCCCTCGCGCGATCACCTACCGGACACTTCACGATTACCCTGAAGACTGGGGCACTGCCGTCAACGTCCAGGCCATGGTGTTCGGGAATATGGGCGAAAGCTCAGCAACCGGCGTTGCGTTTACGCGCGATCCATCAACCGGCGACAACCATCTGTACGGCGAGTTTCTTGTTAACGCTCAAGGTGAGGACGTCGTTGCCGGCATCCGTACGCCCCAGTCCCTGACGCGCCGAGCCCGGGAACAGGGTGGCGATACGCAGCCCTCGCTTGAAGAAACGATGCCGGAGGCGTTTGCAGAGTTCCAGCGCTATTGCGGTGTGCTCGAAAAGCACTACCGCGACATGCAGGACATGGAGTTCACCGTAGAGGCGGGCAAACTGTGGATGCTGCAGACGCGCAGCGGCAAGCGCACCACAAAGGCGGCGATGAAGATCGCTGTCGATATGGTCGACGAAGGCCTTATCTCGCAGCAGGACGCACTTTTGCGGCTCGACCCTGCTGCGATTGATCAACTTCTCCACCCCACGATCCGCGAAGACGCTGAGCGCACGGTCATCGCACGCGGCCTGCCCGCATCGCCCGGCGCGGCCACCGGCGAGATCGTCCTGACCTCCGCCGATGCCGAGGCTGCCGCAGCCGCCGAGCGCGACTGTATCCTGGTGCGTGTGGAAACCAGCCCCGAAGACATCCACGGCATGCATGCCGCGAAGGGCATTCTGACCGCTCGCGGCGGAATGACCTCGCATGCGGCGGTGGTGGCTCGGGGCATGGGTACGCCGTGTGTATCGGGTGCTGGGGCGATCCGGATCAATGCCGAACTTGGCATCGTCTCGGTCGGTGCGACCAAGCTGAAAGCAGGCGACATCATCACGATCGATGGCGCAACTGGCGATGTCATACTCGGCACCGTCGCGATGCAGGAACCGGAGCTGACCGGCGCCTTCTCCGCCGTCATGAAATGGGCGGACGAAGCGCGCCGCATGACCGTGCGGACCAACGCCGAAACCCCACAGGATGCCGAAACCGCGCGCAAATATGGGGCGGAGGGCATAGGGCTTTGCCGCACCGAACACATGTTCTTTGATGATGACCGGATCGTCTCAGTGCGCGAGATGATCCTCGCCGACGATCCGGCGGTGCGTCGCAACGCCCTTGAGAAAATCCTGCCCATGCAACGGGCGGACTTCACGCAACTCTTCGAGATCATGGCTGGTCTACCGGTGACGATCCGTCTTCTCGATCCGCCATTGCACGAGTTCCTGCCCCATTCGGCCTCGGAGTTCGCCGAGCTGGCGCAACAGATCGGCGTGGATGCAGATGAACTGCGGGAACGCGCGCGCGCGCTGCATGAGTTCAACCCGATGCTGGGCCATCGCGGCTGCCGCCTTGCGATCTCCTACCCCGAGATCGCACGCATGCAGACACGGGCGATTGTCGAGGCGGCCATTGATGCGGCCAAAACCACTGGACAGCCGGTCGAGCCGGAAATCATGGTGCCGCTGGTTGCGACACTCGCAGAGCTCGACTTCGTCAAAGCGGCAATCGACGAGGTTGCGCAGGCCGTGATGGAGGAACGTGGCCAGTCTATTGTCTACACGGTCGGCACTATGATCGAGCTGCCGCGTGCGGCGCTGCGGGCGAGCGAGATTGCGCAATCTGCGGCATTCTTTTCCTTTGGCACCAACGACCTGACGCAAACGACGTTTGGCATTTCGCGCGATGACGCGGCCCAGTTCATGGGAACCTATGAGCGGCTCGGGATCATGGAAAAGGACCCCTTCGTCACCCTCGATCAGGATGGCGTCGGCGAGTTGGTCAGGCTGGCATCTGAGCGCGGCCGGGCGCAACGCGGCGACATCAAACTGGGCATATGCGGCGAGCATGGCGGCGACCCGGCATCCATCGGCTTCTGTGAGACGATCGGGCTCGACTACGTTTCCTGTTCGCCTTTCCGGGTGCCTATCGCACGGCTGGCGGCTGCGCAGGCGGCGCTGCGGACGTCAGAATCCGGGGCCTAG
- a CDS encoding ATP-binding cassette domain-containing protein codes for MTDAAPSLEMLGTGGKRAIARALSTLDRPTLREADAALLDAAFESQKGRVLGLTGPPGVGKSTLLQALIGAIRAKDQTLAVIAVDPSSHATGGALLGDRTRLSLDPEDGGLFVRSLAARDRLGGLSHHAIASTILLRALFDMVLVETVGIGQSEADIRLVADQSILCVQPGSGDALQFMKAGIMEWPDLICVTKSDMGRPARRAVADVEGALGLASHANTPPTVLAVSAKTGEGMDALVAHALALPVHRRADQAQLIVNDAIRHRFGTDGVERLTEAEVKVNLNKPFHCIFATNRALSRSR; via the coding sequence GTGACCGACGCCGCACCCTCGCTCGAAATGCTGGGCACAGGCGGCAAGCGCGCCATTGCACGGGCGTTGTCGACGCTGGACCGCCCAACGCTTCGCGAGGCCGATGCCGCGCTTCTCGACGCTGCCTTTGAAAGTCAGAAGGGCCGTGTCTTGGGTCTCACCGGTCCGCCCGGTGTTGGAAAGTCCACTCTCCTTCAGGCATTGATCGGCGCGATCAGAGCCAAAGATCAGACGCTTGCAGTGATCGCCGTCGATCCCTCCTCTCACGCCACGGGGGGCGCACTCCTTGGGGACCGGACGCGGCTGTCGCTCGATCCGGAAGATGGTGGACTGTTCGTCCGATCGCTGGCCGCCCGCGACCGGCTGGGCGGGCTGTCCCACCACGCCATCGCATCGACAATTTTGCTGCGCGCGCTTTTCGATATGGTGCTGGTGGAAACGGTGGGGATCGGCCAATCGGAAGCGGACATACGGCTGGTGGCGGATCAGTCAATTTTGTGCGTGCAACCCGGATCAGGCGATGCCCTTCAATTCATGAAGGCGGGCATCATGGAATGGCCCGACCTGATTTGCGTCACCAAGTCCGATATGGGGCGGCCCGCCCGGCGCGCCGTGGCAGACGTGGAGGGCGCACTTGGCCTTGCAAGCCACGCCAACACCCCACCGACCGTCCTGGCAGTATCGGCGAAGACTGGCGAGGGCATGGACGCGTTGGTTGCCCACGCTTTGGCGCTGCCCGTCCACCGCCGCGCCGATCAAGCGCAGTTGATTGTTAACGATGCGATCCGCCATCGCTTTGGGACCGATGGGGTGGAAAGGCTGACCGAAGCGGAAGTTAAGGTTAACCTTAACAAACCGTTTCACTGCATTTTTGCCACAAATCGCGCTTTAAGCAGATCGCGTTAG
- a CDS encoding cell wall hydrolase: MFGVGPVAKRALGRSQGAKLPLFGLSPQKATGIAAVGALMALSQPATVGHLDAAHLLGLDGPGSERWQSFLTASPAGSIHSATLHLDDERGHALQHGGVANLSEPAALAAIAPASLNEELVTGSIPDNRLPVGRDQNVARDSREHQLVTPAVHAMREARRLPVSLVEQHPFAQLEVAALPDAAFSGHIGMIAPQPEIMVAEDPVGAIEGVAARGDESSEPGSDAASPYALAMIDPSAAGSPLDDTEGQQQISAFLGNDRQFRCLAEGIYFEARGEPRRGQVAVAQVIMNRVHHDEFPDTICGVVYQNQHWRNRCQFSFACDGIPERITEQRAWEESEDVAKQVLEERDLIDSIKESTHYHANYVRPRWAPRMIRLDRIGLHIFYKGRYGGWR; encoded by the coding sequence ATGTTTGGTGTAGGACCTGTCGCCAAGCGCGCCTTGGGACGTTCTCAGGGTGCAAAGCTCCCACTATTTGGGCTTAGCCCACAAAAGGCGACGGGCATCGCAGCGGTTGGCGCGCTTATGGCTTTGTCGCAACCCGCTACGGTTGGCCATCTCGATGCCGCTCATCTGCTTGGCCTCGATGGCCCTGGTTCTGAGCGTTGGCAAAGTTTCCTCACCGCTTCTCCGGCCGGTTCCATACACAGCGCAACTCTGCACCTCGACGATGAGCGCGGGCATGCCCTCCAACATGGCGGTGTGGCGAACCTGTCCGAACCAGCGGCGCTGGCCGCAATCGCTCCGGCGTCCTTGAACGAAGAACTTGTAACGGGATCCATTCCCGATAACCGCCTGCCTGTCGGACGCGACCAAAACGTTGCGCGGGACAGTCGCGAGCATCAACTAGTGACGCCTGCGGTCCACGCGATGCGCGAAGCGCGCCGCCTACCGGTTTCTTTGGTCGAGCAGCACCCGTTCGCGCAACTTGAAGTTGCTGCATTGCCCGATGCGGCCTTTTCCGGCCATATCGGCATGATCGCGCCGCAGCCGGAAATCATGGTCGCCGAAGACCCCGTCGGCGCTATCGAAGGCGTTGCGGCACGCGGCGACGAGAGCTCTGAGCCAGGAAGCGACGCCGCCAGCCCCTACGCGCTCGCGATGATCGATCCATCCGCCGCCGGCTCGCCGCTGGACGACACCGAAGGGCAGCAGCAGATTTCCGCATTTCTAGGCAATGATCGGCAATTCCGCTGTCTTGCCGAAGGCATCTACTTCGAAGCGCGCGGTGAGCCGCGCCGTGGCCAGGTCGCGGTCGCGCAGGTCATCATGAACCGCGTGCATCACGACGAATTCCCCGACACGATCTGCGGCGTCGTTTACCAGAACCAGCATTGGCGCAATCGCTGCCAGTTCTCGTTTGCCTGCGACGGTATTCCCGAGCGGATCACCGAACAACGTGCCTGGGAAGAGTCCGAAGATGTCGCCAAGCAAGTCCTTGAAGAGCGTGATCTGATCGATTCCATCAAGGAATCAACGCATTACCACGCCAATTACGTGCGCCCGCGCTGGGCACCGCGGATGATCCGGCTCGACCGGATTGGTCTGCATATCTTCTACAAAGGCCGTTACGGCGGCTGGCGATAA
- a CDS encoding 4-(cytidine 5'-diphospho)-2-C-methyl-D-erythritol kinase, with amino-acid sequence MSGSASARARARAKVNLALHVTGQRSDGYHTLSSLVAFVDVGDEVRIQPAREDTLTVDGPFAAHVPPLDGNILGQALSMVRRWGLQPEPVHIHLMKNLPIAAGIGGGSADAAALVELLTNGAALTDAQTADCLALGADIPMCLTGTPALIDGIGSVVSAVDLPRAFCVLVNPLREVSTPKVFAALQSRHNPPLPSYPEPPPNFNDLITWLGGTRNDLMAPASALEPAISDVMDALEGAPFARMSGSGATCFALFESEVDAGEKAADLRAARPDWWIAEGLLG; translated from the coding sequence ATGTCGGGATCGGCAAGCGCGCGGGCGCGGGCGCGGGCGAAGGTCAACCTCGCCTTGCATGTCACCGGGCAACGTTCTGACGGCTACCATACGCTCAGTTCCCTGGTAGCCTTTGTCGATGTGGGCGATGAGGTTCGCATCCAACCGGCCCGCGAAGACACATTGACGGTCGATGGGCCGTTTGCGGCGCATGTTCCGCCCCTCGATGGAAACATTCTCGGGCAAGCCCTCTCGATGGTGCGGCGCTGGGGCTTGCAGCCCGAGCCTGTCCACATCCATTTGATGAAGAACCTGCCCATCGCAGCAGGAATAGGCGGCGGCTCGGCAGATGCGGCGGCACTGGTGGAGCTGCTGACCAATGGCGCAGCTCTCACGGACGCACAGACAGCCGACTGCCTCGCGCTGGGCGCGGACATCCCCATGTGTCTTACGGGCACCCCGGCCTTGATCGATGGAATCGGTTCGGTGGTCAGCGCGGTGGATTTGCCACGAGCCTTTTGCGTGCTGGTGAACCCACTCAGAGAAGTCTCGACGCCCAAGGTGTTCGCCGCCTTGCAATCGAGGCATAACCCACCTTTGCCGTCTTATCCGGAGCCCCCGCCCAACTTCAATGATCTCATTACGTGGCTTGGCGGTACACGCAACGATTTGATGGCGCCTGCGAGTGCGCTGGAGCCAGCCATTTCTGACGTTATGGATGCGCTGGAGGGTGCGCCGTTTGCTCGGATGAGCGGCTCGGGTGCGACCTGTTTCGCGCTGTTCGAAAGCGAGGTCGATGCTGGCGAGAAAGCGGCGGACCTGAGAGCTGCGCGCCCCGATTGGTGGATCGCAGAGGGGTTGTTGGGGTAA
- a CDS encoding tetratricopeptide repeat protein — translation MRLTFPALLVATLMSASVSLVSVAQADTVAIETHEAEALAPPVEAQSATSLSGLFLAATLAETERDLPRAAEFYRGLHELDPSSSRFLQSAFTMELADGRMTGALDLASLLVAAGDTGVARLAIALDAMRQRSHRVALRELEAYQSDGFGDIVASLVGAWAHYGAGDAEQGLAILDAMDGPAWVELYASFHAGLIRLANGDSKEALADLERAYTADPGALRLVQGYARGLIANDRKDEALEVLEGFRMLAPSNEVIAGDIAAALADQPISMRVRTAQQGAAEVLYGLGVALGQDGAEEVGAIYLNLALFAAPEFDLARFGLARTYEGLELWERAVDVYEGITDESALKRTAEIRLGVLLDQLERPDEADAHLEALIEADSSDLNAISTFGTVLRVRRDFERAAEVYSMGIETIEKPTFEHWRLFYQRGIAFERTDRWPLAEADFLKALELNEDQPDVLNYLAYTWVDRGENLDRSVQMLERAVEMRPDSGYIVDSLGWVYFRLGRFEDAVEQLERAVILDPTQAVIHDHLGDAYWMVGRRLEARFQWSHARDLDDTHDEIDEEAIQRKLQRGLTRQEVESVGVWPEGYKIPTIQ, via the coding sequence GTGCGCTTAACCTTCCCCGCTCTACTCGTTGCAACCCTGATGTCGGCGAGTGTTTCTCTGGTCAGCGTCGCGCAAGCGGATACGGTGGCGATAGAAACCCACGAGGCTGAAGCCCTGGCGCCGCCGGTCGAAGCACAGTCCGCAACCTCTCTATCCGGGCTGTTCCTGGCGGCTACTTTAGCGGAAACCGAACGGGATTTGCCTCGCGCTGCGGAGTTTTATCGCGGGTTGCACGAGCTTGACCCATCATCGAGCCGGTTTCTGCAAAGCGCTTTCACTATGGAGCTTGCCGACGGCCGCATGACCGGTGCGCTGGATCTGGCGAGTTTGCTGGTTGCCGCAGGTGACACCGGCGTGGCGCGGCTCGCAATTGCCCTTGACGCCATGCGCCAACGATCACACCGCGTCGCCTTGCGCGAACTGGAGGCATACCAGAGTGATGGCTTCGGCGACATCGTTGCGAGCCTCGTGGGTGCCTGGGCGCATTATGGGGCTGGGGATGCGGAGCAAGGTCTCGCGATACTCGATGCGATGGACGGCCCTGCTTGGGTGGAGCTTTATGCTTCGTTTCATGCTGGGCTGATCCGGCTCGCAAACGGGGATTCCAAGGAAGCGCTCGCCGATCTCGAACGCGCGTACACCGCGGACCCGGGCGCGCTTCGGCTCGTGCAGGGCTATGCGAGGGGGCTTATCGCCAACGATCGCAAGGATGAAGCGCTGGAAGTCCTTGAAGGGTTTCGGATGCTTGCCCCCAGCAATGAAGTCATTGCTGGCGATATCGCGGCTGCGTTGGCTGATCAGCCGATTTCGATGCGCGTGCGCACAGCGCAGCAAGGTGCTGCCGAAGTGCTTTACGGGTTGGGCGTCGCCCTCGGGCAGGATGGCGCAGAGGAAGTGGGCGCGATCTACCTGAACCTCGCTTTGTTCGCTGCGCCCGAGTTCGATCTGGCCCGCTTCGGGCTCGCCCGCACCTATGAGGGGCTGGAACTGTGGGAAAGAGCGGTGGATGTGTATGAGGGCATCACCGATGAATCAGCGCTCAAGCGGACTGCAGAAATCCGCTTGGGTGTTCTTCTAGACCAGCTTGAGCGCCCCGATGAGGCCGATGCACATCTTGAGGCGCTGATCGAAGCGGACTCGTCCGACCTGAACGCGATCAGCACGTTCGGCACGGTCCTGCGGGTGCGCCGTGACTTTGAGCGCGCTGCCGAGGTTTACAGCATGGGCATCGAAACGATCGAAAAGCCCACTTTTGAGCACTGGCGGCTCTTCTACCAACGCGGGATCGCCTTCGAGCGGACCGATCGCTGGCCGTTGGCTGAAGCCGATTTTCTTAAGGCGCTGGAGCTCAATGAAGATCAGCCCGACGTCCTGAATTACCTCGCCTACACCTGGGTTGATCGTGGTGAGAACCTTGATCGTTCGGTTCAGATGCTGGAGCGCGCCGTCGAGATGCGCCCCGACTCCGGCTACATCGTGGATTCCCTTGGATGGGTGTACTTCCGCCTGGGCAGGTTCGAGGACGCTGTCGAGCAGTTGGAGCGAGCGGTTATCCTCGATCCGACACAAGCCGTGATTCATGATCATCTGGGCGATGCCTACTGGATGGTTGGACGGCGACTGGAAGCTCGCTTCCAATGGAGCCATGCCCGCGATCTTGATGACACGCACGATGAGATCGACGAGGAAGCCATCCAACGGAAGCTGCAACGCGGTCTGACCCGGCAGGAAGTCGAGTCGGTTGGCGTCTGGCCGGAAGGCTACAAGATTCCGACGATCCAATAA
- a CDS encoding NAD(P)H-binding protein: protein MARALLVGATGTIGRAVAKELVAQGFETVCVVRANRAATIDGAHYRTAHVTDAAHLLEHGFKAEPFDVVISCLASRTGAPDDAWAIDYHANLNTLEAAAMAGCQHFVLLSAICVQKPVLAFQRAKIAFEDRLTAADITHSIIRPTAFFKSLSGQFDRVKAGKPFLLFADGALTACKPISDEDLARYIVRAVRDTQMHNVVLPIGGPGPAQTPRQQGEDLFEALGLPPKFRSVPIGMMDAIITGLSLGGRMFPKLAVKAELARIGRYYATESMLVWDPEQGRYDADATPSFGNDTLAGFFRQLASGEATVERGDHAVF from the coding sequence GTGGCGCGGGCGCTGCTTGTTGGCGCGACCGGGACAATCGGGCGCGCTGTAGCGAAAGAACTGGTGGCGCAGGGCTTTGAGACGGTTTGCGTTGTTCGCGCCAACCGAGCCGCTACAATCGATGGCGCGCACTATCGGACGGCTCACGTTACCGATGCCGCTCACCTGCTTGAGCATGGCTTCAAGGCCGAGCCCTTCGATGTCGTCATTTCCTGCCTTGCGTCCCGCACTGGCGCACCCGATGACGCTTGGGCCATTGACTACCACGCCAACCTCAATACGCTTGAGGCGGCGGCAATGGCCGGGTGTCAGCATTTTGTTTTGTTGTCGGCGATCTGCGTGCAGAAGCCCGTTCTCGCCTTTCAGAGGGCGAAGATCGCGTTCGAAGACCGCCTCACTGCCGCCGACATCACCCATTCGATCATCCGCCCGACCGCGTTCTTCAAATCCTTGTCGGGACAGTTTGATCGGGTCAAAGCGGGAAAGCCCTTCCTCCTGTTTGCGGATGGTGCGCTGACCGCCTGTAAGCCAATCAGCGACGAGGATCTGGCGCGTTACATCGTGAGGGCCGTGCGCGACACGCAGATGCACAACGTGGTGCTGCCGATTGGTGGGCCGGGCCCGGCACAGACGCCCCGGCAGCAGGGTGAAGACCTGTTCGAAGCCCTCGGGCTGCCGCCGAAGTTTCGTTCGGTACCCATCGGCATGATGGACGCAATTATCACCGGCTTGAGCTTAGGAGGTCGCATGTTTCCCAAGCTGGCAGTCAAGGCCGAGCTGGCACGCATCGGCCGGTATTACGCGACCGAGTCGATGCTGGTGTGGGACCCCGAGCAGGGTCGCTACGACGCGGATGCAACGCCCAGCTTCGGAAACGACACGCTCGCGGGCTTCTTCCGGCAGCTTGCCAGCGGCGAAGCAACCGTTGAGCGCGGTGACCATGCGGTTTTTTAG